From the Conexivisphaerales archaeon genome, the window TGCTAGAGTACCCTGCTCCATGAAATTCTGCACCTGGTGTTTTAGCCCCTGAAGTCTGGATATAAAAGCTGTTCTGAATCCTCTCTTGCATGAATTGCTTGGGTAAGTTGTATAGATGACTATGCTTTTTATCCCTGAACCTTCAGCTGTGGCTGGACCTTCAGCTCCTTCATCCTGTCCTCTGCAAGCTTGAGAATTGCGGAAGTATCTACCTGATGGCCCAGCAGGTTCAGAGATGAGGCTATTGCGTTCAGTGTAGTCAGAACATGGCTCTTTGATACCTCTCCCATGTTGCCTATTCTGAAGATCTTTCCCTTCAGAGGTCCGAAGCCCCCAGCTAGGATCACGTTAAACTTGTCTTCAACAATCCCCCTGAACTCCAGGTCATCAACCCCGCTCGGGTAGGCTATCGTCACAACTACGTTAGACCTTACACTCTCTTCAACAAACGGATTCAATCCCGCGAAGCCGAGCGCATCGTAAAAAGCTCTGGCAGTGATTCTATGCCTGTTTATCCTTGCTGGCATCCCCTCTTCCAGCACCATGGAAAGCGCTTCATCAAAAGCGTAGAATAGAGGCAGTGCTGGGGTGAACGGTGTTTCACCCTTTTCCCCGAACTCCATGTACTTGTTCAAATCAAAGTAAGTCGTTGTGGGTCTGTTGGTTGCAAGGTATTTCTTCAGCCTTTCACTGACCGAGACAAAGGCAACTCCAGGAGGCGCTGCAAGACACTTCTGCGCAGCCCCGACAACCATATCTATACCCCATTTGTCCTGGGGCAGTTCATCTCCACCAACTATCGATATAGAATCAGCCACAAGAAAGGCATCGAACGATGAAGCTACTGATGAGAGCCTCTCAAGCCAGCGATAGGTTGTGCCTGGAGATGTATCGTTGTAAACTACGAATATTGCTTTCACCTTACCTGCTTTCTTCGCTGCATCCTCTATAGCCTGAACGCTCGGGGCTGAGCCAGGATTCGAATTCACTGTTATGACGTTTGCATTCTCCTCTGCAGCCTGCTCAGCCAGCCTCTGACTGAATTCACCGAATACAGGAACTATAACATTGTCATGAGGCTTGACTATATTCTTGACTGCAGCCTCCACAGCTCCTGTCCCTGAAGAGGACAGAACCACTATATCTGCGTTCGTTTCGAGAACCTTTTGAAGCTTACCCTTTATCGACTTCAGAAGGGGTCTGAAATCAGAACCTCTGTGGTTTATTATTGCCTTAAGCATAGCAAGCTGGACTCTATCAGGTACGTTTGTTGGGCCTGGTAACATCACAAGTTTACGTCTTGGATAAAAACTCAATTTCTCTCGTTATATACCACAGCAAAACAGTATGTTAAGTTTTTGTCAGATTATTATTTTTATCATTGCTGTTACTACTGCCTGCATTGGATGAATTTAATTTGGACTGTTCGAAGAGGATTCTGACTCTCTCTTCACCTCTTATCTTCCTGACGAAGTCGTACACCTCCTTTGGAACCAGCCTTGACCAGTTGACCCCCTCCGCCATCCTTCTCCTAACTTCAGTAGCCATCAGCTCTTCCCTTCTGTAAAGCGGCACCTCTTCTACCGCATATCCTTCATTTCTGAATAGAAGAATTGTGAGAGGGTCGTTCGAAAACACCCTGCTGAACGATGGGGCGAGCGACCTTACAAGAGGAACCCAGAGGAGATGGTTATCTACATCGGGCACCGTTATGGTTACGACCCTCTCCAGAAGCTTCTTTGAAGCCAGTACAGAATAGAGCATCTCTATCCTTTCCCCCGCTGTGAAAGGGTTGCGAAGCTCGTAGCTCTTTTCCGCGCTCCCGACAGCTATCACAAGCCTGTCACTCTTGCTGAGTGCATATTCTATAGCAGCAACATGGCCCAGGTGAAGAGGCTGGAACCTGCCTACGAACAGAGAAGTCTCCAACTGTAATCAGCCGCGGACAGAGATACTTGAAAAGGCATATTAAAGAAATTTTTCACAAGTTAGCGACAGCTAGATGCAGAAGCAGAAGGACAAAGACCTCATAGTGATAGATGGGTCTTTTGGAGAAGGAGGGGGCCAGATACTCAGGACAGCACTCCTTCTTTCTATCGCAATGGGAAAGGGGTTTGAGATATCGAACATAAGGGCGAAGAGGCCCAAGCCTGGGCTTCTGCACCAGCATCTAGCTGCAGTAAATGCCTTCACCAAGGTAACTTCGTCAACAGTTCTTGGAGGCGAGCTGGGAAGCACAAACCTCAGGTTCATCCCTGGAAAAGTTGTTGCTGATAAGGTCAGAATTGATGTTGGTACAGCGGGAAGCATAACTCTGATACTTGCCACTCTTCTGCCTGCACTGAGTATATCCGGGGCTGAAGTCAGCATTCAGATAACGGGAGGTACAGATACCAAATGGAGCCCAACCTATGATTACTTTGAAAATGTTGTACTGCAGCTCTATAACAGAATAGGTGTCAGAACAAGCAGCAGGCTGGTAAAGAGAGGTTATTACCCTGCCGGAGGGGGTGAAGTATCAGCAGAGATCCATAGGTCTGAAAAGCTCTTCGGTCTAAAGTCCATTGAGAAGCAAGATAAGGTGGTTAGAGGAAGAAGTGTCTGTTCTATCCTGCCTTTACAGGTTGCAGAGAGGCAGGCAGAATCAGCAAGGAGACTTCTGCAGGAGAACGGAATTATGGTTGATGACATAGAGGTGAGAAGAGATCCTGCTTCTTCTCCTGGCACTGCAATAGCTCTCTGGCATGTCGATGCTGCATCAGGTATCTTTGTCGGAAGTGATGCGGTCGGAGAAAGAGGTTTACTTGCAGAAGAAGTTGGCAGAAGAGCTGCAGTTGCTTTTGTCAGGGCGAGAAGAGCGCCGCTCGATCCCCATATAGCTGATGTGGCTATTCCTCTGCTAGCCCTAGCTCATGAAACATCAGAAATAGTATTTCCGGAGGTGACGGGGCATATAAGAAGCAACATATACACTGCCGAACTGTTCACAAAGAGAAGATTTGAACTGTTAGAAGGGAAAGAGCTGGCGAAGTTGTGCATTTATTGAAGAGAATTTGATAACCCTTTTAACCAGCTACTTAAGAGGGTGAAAATATGTCAGGAATCGAAGCCTACATACCTGGAGCCACTGCTGTGGGTCTTGTCTTCAACGAAGGCGTTGTTCTTGCAGCAGAAAAGAGGATGGTTCTGGGAAACTTCATCATGAGCAAGGGAGTAAAGAAGGTATTCCAGATAACCCCGACTGCAGGTGCAGCATGCGCCGGTATGATAGCTGACATGCAGGTTCTGGTCAGAAACGTCCAAGCAATTGTGAAGATGAGAGAGATGGAGCTGAAGAGACCGATGAAGGCAAATTCCATAACCAAACTGATGTCTGTAATAATGTTCGAAAGAAGGATGTATCCTCTGCTCACTCAGGTGATTCTGGGAGGGGTAGACAATGGAGGAAGCATATACGTTCTCGACCCGCTCGGCTCGGTGATACCCGACAAGTATGCTTCAGTTGGCTCAGGAAGTGAACTTGCAATAGGTGTCATCGAATCAGAGTACAAGGATGGTATGGATGAGAACTCAGCGAAAGAGCTTGCAAAGAAGGCGATAAAGGCATCTGCTCAGAGGGATAGCGCAAGCGGTGATGGAGCAGATATCCTTGTACTCAAGAAGAACGGTTCATACGAAGAAAACGTTGCCTTCTGAGAGTTAGGACATTTGAGTAAAGAACATTCCAGCATCTCAGGTTTTGAAGAATCCGTAGCAACAGCATCAAAACTGTTTGAGTCACAGGAGAAGAGAAGGGAAGTCCTGATCAAGGATTCAAGGGAAGTTATACTGCTTTGCTCAAAGGCGATAGTGAGCACTCATTCCGGCAAAGTCAAAGAGGCGAAGGAATCGCTCGAGAAGGTCCGTGCAAAACTGAAGAAACTGACCAAGACTGCTGAACAGGACCTAGCAAGGTATATCCTAGCTGCAGAGATGGAGTTTGTCGAAGCTTCAGCATTTGTCAGGCTGGTGGAGGGGGGAGGGATCGCCTCACTGAAAGAGTTTGATGTTGGACCTTCATCATACATCCTTGGCATGCTGGATGTCATAGGCGAAGTGAAGAGAAAGGTATTTGATGATGTCAGAGCTGGGAAGAGGGAAGAAGCTGAAAGACTCTTCAGTCTGGCTGAAACCATATACTCTCTCATAAAGCCTCTTGCTGCATTCGATAACCTGGTTCCTGGGATAAGGAAGAAGCTTGACGTTGACAGGATACTGCTTGAGGATATGAGAGCGTTGATAACAGAGGAAGTGAGAAGGGATAAGCTGCTCAAGCAGATGGAGAAGCTGACAAGAAGGGCTGAGAGTTAGCAATTTTAAGGACCGCCTTGCCTTAAACGATGTGGCAACAAAGTTTGGAGATATAGTGCCTTTTGCGAAGAGGCTTCAATTCAAGCTTTCTGAGCTGTTTGAAGACGAGGGGATAGAGGCTGATAAGATTAGATACACCCTAGCAATAGATGCTGCATACCAGCAGGACAGAGCAGTATGCGTCGCGGTCAAGTATGATACTGTTACGAAGAAAGTGACAAAGAAATGGACCCTGCAGTCATCAGTGTTCTTCCCCTATGTACCGAGCTACTTTTACCTGAGAGAAGCCCCTCCTGTGATCAGGTTGCTCGACAGAATTGATGAAGATTATGACCTCATACTGATAGATGCCCATGGGAGGCTTCATCCCAGAAGAGCAGGATCCGCTACAATTATCGGAGTGTTGGCATCAAAACCAACTATCGGAATTGCCAAGTCAAGGTTGATAGGTAGAGTGGAGAAAATGAAGGAAGGAGTATCAGAGGTTACTGTGAAAGGAGAGGTGCTTGGCTACAGGATAGGGAAAGGGGGTAAGGCTTTCTTCGTTAGCCAGGGAAATATGATATCAAAGCAGGAGATGCTGAAATTCATGAAAATGAGAGAATTCGAATACCCTGAAGAGCTGAAGGTTGCTGATTCTGAAACAAAGAAGTTCAGAATGACTCCATAGCTTCTTTCTTCTGCTTTATGTCTGTGCTCTTCATATTCGGTACAGGACTATCAAGCCTCTTCACTTGAACTTTCATTCCGTTCTGGTTCGCCTTGGTTTCTATCTCCCTCTCGTCATGCTTCTGGTCGTAGCCTATGGCGATAACGTCAGGTCTGACTGAGTACATGGCACCCAACGGGTCTTCTTCGCTTCCTAGGACTGCAGCATCCACATACCTTATGCTTCTAACAAGCTCTGCTCTATCTTTCTCTGAATTTAATGCTGGTTTGCCTCTCAACTTCTGCACTATCTTGTCTCTGGCAACTACAACCACCAGCACGTCACCTAGTTCTTTGGCTTTGCTCAGAGTGTAGATATGGCCCCTGTGTATTATGTCGAAGACCCCTCCAGTAAGGACGACTTTTATCCTTTTTCTGCCATCTTCTGTTAAAGTTATGGCATCGTTCATTTTGATCAACCCTTCATCTTTCAGCTGGCTGATTAGCTGTTCAGCTTCTCCTTTTGAGAGATAGAAGGAATCTGCAATATCCTGCAGTTTGCAATTCCTCTGCAACGATGTAGCAAATATGAACCCAAGAACTCTCTTAATGAATGCTTCCCTTTGCTCTGAAATATGAAACAAACCTTCCTCCCTCTGATATCTGTTCAGAGGTCTATAACTTTGCTGGAAGCCTCTTCTTGAATTCCACGTCAGACCTTATGGCAGGGTGGTGAGGGTCAACCATAACCACCTCGTACCAGCTAAAACGACCATCCTTGGCCAAGAAATATGAGCCAAGAGCCCACAGGTTGGGATATCTGGCTTCTGCCCTTTGTATAGCTACCTTCTTCTCCGAGAGGTTTCCTTTTATCTTTACAGTGCCGAGGTGCTTGGGCCTTCTGCCTGAAACTGGTCTTTTCATTCTCATTCCGCCCCTTGCTACCCTAACTCTGAGAACAACTATCCCCTGCTTCGCTTTGTAGCCAAGTGCTCTGGCTCTATCCAGCCTTGTAGGCTTATCAACCCTAACAACCCTTGGGCCTCTTCTCCATCCTATCAGTCTTCTCCTGAGCTCCGCAGAGTATTCTTTTAGCTCCTGCTGATAGGTGCGGGAAATGTAGCTGTACATCGAACCCTCACCCCTCGCCCCATGCAAACGCATTTAAAGTTATTTGCAGATAACCTGCATGGTTCAATTCAGTTTCATGATGTGCTGCAATGCGATATGCTCCAAACAGGAAGCATAGACCTAACAATCCTTATCCTCTTCGCATCGTAAGAAAAAAGAAAAGGAATTGGACCAAGGCTGTTATATACTCTACAGAACTGTTATACATTTCGTTGAAATAATGCCTTGACACACTCTTGCAGAAAAAGGAAAAAGGAATGACATTGATATCAAACTCTGATGTTGTTACTTACCTAGAACGATGCCTCTACAGGAAACGGTTGGCCAGGATAACTATTATCAGTACCAAGGATGACATATCGTCACCAAAGGCATCCGGATCTCCCAACTCGACAAATATCCAGGCGAATTTAACAATCAATCCTACAAGAGCTATTGCAGTGAAAAGGTTAGTTTGACTCTTCAGACTACTGAGCGAGGTTCTGTTCCTGAGAACCAAGTAGACAATCAGTATAATCGCTCCCAGAATCGTAACAGTCAGGTCATCCACTGTGAATAGAGGGTGGTCCATTTCTGAAAAGATTACCGGAGCAAAGGCAAGGCTGAGTCCGCCTACAACACCAAGGGCCCTTCGTCTACCAGCCCACTTTCTGACTGCTGGGATGTCCTCAGCGGGTTGTTGGGTCATGAAGAATCACCATTAGCTCCGCAAGACTTCTGTACAACAGGGTGATGCATGCGCCAATTCAACCTAGTTAATGCAAGTAACATAGACCTTTGTCTGGTGCTTACTTCCATGGAGCTATTTTTTAGCTAACGTTATATAATTTTTGGGTTTCCGTCTTGACAGGAAACCTAAGCCCCGATTGAATCGCTTCTGATTCATAACGCATACAGTGAGATTCATCTATATGGTGTTGCATAGCGAGCAAGGCATTTGGGATATTTTATTTACCGGAAAAAATGTGGTGCTTTGTTATCTGATTCTTATCTGATTTTATCTGCAGCTCAACTCCATGCCCCATTACAGTTGTCGTAAGCAGAAATTGTTGAAATATACTTCGGGAGAGGCAAAGCTACCCTGTTACACTTGCAAGAATGTTCAAACCAGAACGAAAGCGAATTGCATAAGTGGAATGGATGAATGAGATTAAGAATGATCAGTCAAAAGGCGTTCAGCAAGAAATGGTGCCTACCTGAAAAATTCTATCAGCTGATTGGCAACAGACATACCAGCTGCAAGCTGAGCTTCTGCAGTCTGCCCGGCTATGTGGGGTGTGAGCACCAAATTGTCAAGCCTGAACAATTCTTCGTTCTTCGGTGGCTCTGTCTGGAATACATCAAGAGCCGCACCTCTTATTCTCTTCTCCTTCAGCGCCTGTATCAGAGCTGCTTCGTCTATTACTTCGCCCCTAGATGTATTGACCAGTATGCACGAATTCTTCATCCTTCTGAATTGTTCATAGCTTATCATCTTCACGGTTTCAGGGGTAGAAGGGACGTGCAGAGAGATGAAGTCTGACCTTTCCAGGAGGGCATTAAGTGATACCAGCTCTGCTCCAAACTGTTTCAGAACTTCCTCCTTCGGCACTATTATGTCGTATGTAAGTATCTTCATCCTGAACGGCTGGGCAAGTTCCGCAAGCCTCCTCCCTATCCTGCCAAACCCAACTATACCCAGAACTTTGCCAGTCAGCTCCTCCCCCATGAGGCTGGATTTCGGCCATTCCCCTCTCAGCATTCTGTGATGAGCCAGAGGTATGCTTCTGGCAACTGAGAGCATCAAGGCAATAGAATGTTCAGCTACCGCATTTGTCAGAGAATCAGGAGCGTTAACCACCTTTATCCCTCTTGCCTGCGCCTCCTGCAGGTCTATGTTATCTAGGCCAACCCCTGCTCTTGCTATTATTCTGAGCTTCGAGCCTCTTGCAATAACATCCTTCGTAACCTTGCTCCTGCTCCTTACTATCAGCCCCTCCGCATCCTGAACCAGAGAGGCCAGCTCTTCATGAGTTGCATCAGGTTTGTAAGTAACATCAAAAGAGTTCCTGCGAAGCAACTCTATCGCTTCTTCTACTATCTCGTCGCTGACCAGAATCTTATGAGAATTCAATTCAAACCGTTTCTGCTGAGATGAGATGTGTTTAAAATTATTTCTACATTTCAAACGATTTTGCTGCAATGACTGGAGAAGGCCAGTATGGTTGAGTAAGAGGAGAGAAGCTTGTTTCCAGGTCTGCCAGATAGCTTAGCGGTAGAGAGTGAGATATCATCATGGACAGCAGATTCCCCCAAGCAGCTGCCGAAGGACCGACAAGCTGAGCACCTATCAGTATTCCGCCTTCCTTTACAACAAGCCTAGAATACAGCTGCTTGCCCCCTGGGTAATAGCTGGCAAACTGGTATTCTGTGGATTCGTATGATTTAGCTCTGATTCCCCTCTGCTCAGCCTCCTCCTCTGTTATCCCTACAGAGCAGACGTCTACACCATCCAGCCTGAAAGATATGTTCGAAACTACCTCTGACAGAGTAATGGAGCCTCCTGCAGCGTTTGTCCCTGCAACTATACCTGACCTGAGAGCGAGCGAAGCCTGCTGCAGAGGAATCTCCTCCTGAAGAATAGAAGAATAGATTTCGCTGCAGTCACCGGCAGCAAAAATATCTTCATCAGATGTGCTGGCTCTTTTATCTATGACTATCCTGCCAGACTTGCTCAGCTTCAGACCGCATTCCCTAGCCAGTTGTGTGCTGGGTTGCAGGTAACCTGTAAGTAGAACGATGTCTGCAGTCAATACTTGCCCATCTAAAACGATTCCCTGCACCCTATCGAAACCGACGAAATTCTTGACCTGCTTACCAGCTATCACGTCTATATCCTGCTCTTCTAAGATTGATGTTACAAGCAGACTGACATTCGAATCTAGTATGCCTTCAAGAAGCCTATTCTCACTTACAAGAATGGTCTTGACCTTCATCCCTGCCAGCTGCTCTGAGACAATAATAGCGACTGGCCCAGAGCCTACAACTATGGCTGATTTGGAGTTCTTTGCTGCCTTCTTGACCTCTTCTGCATCCTCAAGGGTAAAAAGTGTGTAAAGACCTCTCTTGTTTGAGCCAGGGATGTTAGGAATCTGCTTCGAAGAGCCCGTGGCAATGATCAGTTTATCGTACTCTTCTCCTTCAACTCCTTCCCTATTATCCAGGATGACCCTTTTCTTCTGCCTGTCGATTAGAGCGACTTTCCTTCCAGATATGTACCTGATAGATGATGATTCAAAGAAGCTTCTGTCTTTCAGCCTGAGGTCCTGAGGCGAGACCCTGCCTGATATAACATATGGCAAGCCACACCTTGAGTATGGTGCGTTTGATGATTCGTCTATCACTGTTATCTGCAGTTCTCTATCATTAGCTCTGGCTGCCTCAGCTGCAGCCACACCTGCCAAACCGCAGCCTATAACGACAACTTTCTTAACCTTCATACCATGAGCAGAGACGGAGAAGCTAATTAAATGCTGGTAGGGCTGATAGGCAAGCCGAACACTGGCAAGTCAAGTTTCTTCAGTGCTGCGACTTTGATCGATGTTCCCATTGCCAACTATCCATTCACTACGATTCAGCCGAACGTGGGAATAGCGTATGTGCTGAAGAAGTGTGTGCATGAAGAGCTCGGTATTAACGACAATCCGAAGAATTCTCTATGCATAAGCGGAGTAAGACATATTCCTGTGAAGCTGGTTGACGTAGCTGGCCTGATACCCGATGCATCAAAGGGATTAGGACTAGGAAACAAGTTTCTCGATGAACTGAGAAGGGCCGATGCCTTAATACATGTTGTGGATGCCTCTGGTTCAACAGATAAAGAAGGAAAGGCTGTCGAGCCTGGCTCTCATGACCCTGCGGAGGATGTAGTGTTTGTGGAAAGGGAATATGATTACTGGATGGCTGGTATAATCAGAAAGGACTGGGAGAAGATTTCCCACCACACTGATCAAAGCAGAGCCTTCGAGGAGTTGCTAGAAAAGCTTGCAGGGTTGGGTGTTGGAAGAGCTGACCTAGCAGAGGCGATGAGAAAGGTAAACCCATCTGGAAAGCGTCTCCAACTCTGGACGGATGAAGATATAATGATGCTAGCTGTTGAGCTGAGAAAACTGACAAAGCCTATACTCATAGCTGCGAACAAGTGCGATCTGCCAGAGGCTGAGAAATACATCAGTAAGCTGCAGGGGACAGGAAGGCTCGTCATACCAACTTCTGCCGCAGCAGAGCTTCTTTTGAAGAAGGCATCTCAAAAGGGTCTTATCGAATATATGCCAGGCTCATCCTCGTTCAAAATAAGGGATGAATCCAAACTAACACCTGAGCAACTGAAGGCGCTCAGGTCTGTTGAAGATAAGGTACTGAAGAAATGGGGCTCTACAGGAGTTCAGAAAGCTCTCAATGAAGCATACTTCAGCCTTCTGGGAGGGGTTGTTGTCTATCCTGTTGAAGATGAAAACAAATTCTCTGACAGGTCAGGAAATGTCTTGCCAGACGCTTACATCATGCCAAGAGGCTCCACAGCAAAGGACCTGGCATACAGAATACATACCGAACTTGGTGAAGGGTTTCTCTACGCTATAGATGCAAAGAGGAAACAGAGGCTCTCCGCTGAATACATACTAAAAGATGGGGATGTGATCAGAATAGTTTCAACAGCTAAGAGGGGGTAGGTGCTGCCTTCGCCAGCTCTTGCTCAGCTGGTGCATGAATCAGCTTTGTCTTCCTTATGTTCAGCTGCCTGAGAGCAGTAACCTTCTTCGCTTCCGCGAAGATATCAGCCCCAAGCTTTCCAAGCACAACTTCCTGCACAAACTGGTCGTATGTCAAGGTTGATGCCTTCTCTTTCAGCACTGAATCTGCAGCCTTTCTTATCGAGCTCTTCTTGCTGCTGTTAACTCTTCCTTGAGTGAAGGCAGACACATAAACCCTCACCTTGTACGAGTCTCTTGTAGTGTAATCACCAATGAAATTGACCATTGAACTTCCCCTCCTTACCAAGCTCTTCATGAACTCTCTTGAATATTCGTGCCCCTTGAACGTTGTGTAGGCCCTGCTATCATCTATCTTGTCTATTTTGAAGTAAAGCTTGATGTTATAATGCTGGGGGTCCTGTTTTAGAAGGTCGAAGAGAGTTGCTTCCACAGTCCTGCCTACAGCATTTTCCACGCTGGTAACTGGTATCTCTGCAACCTCGAGAGAGCCGAATGATTTGGGAGCTAGGACTGAAATCCATTTCTTCTCTCTCCATTTATCCTTGACCTTGGGGGCTCTTTTCGGCATATTCCGTTCACTGACCTCGAATCAGGCATGAATATAAACAGTTCTCACGTATATGCATATGCATATGACCTCTGTTTATTGCTTTACAGCAGGAATGAACTCCTGACCATTCAGATATTTCCTGAGAACTCTGGGAACCTCGAATCCTTCTCCGCTTTGATAGTTCTCCATGATAGCTATCATCGCCCTCTCCGTTGCTACAAGTGTTGAGTTGAGGGTATGAGCATACTGTGGCTCTTCTCCCATTTTATCCCTGAACTTTATTCCCAGCCTTCTGGCCTGCCAGTCTGTGCAGTTTGAAGCTGAGACCATCTCTCTGTACTTGCCTTGCCCGGGAAGCCATGCTTCAAGGTCATACTTCTTGGCTGCAGGAGCCCCTAGCTCTCCAGAGCAGATGTTCACAATTCTGTAAGGTATTCCCAGAGACTGAAAGAAGTCTTCCGCGTTCTTTATCAGCCTTTCATGCTCCTTCTCCGAATCTTCAGGCTTGCAGAATACGAACTGCTCCACCTTTTCAAACTGATGAACCCTGAATATTCCCTTTGTATCCCTGCCATGAGCACCTGCTTCTTTCCTGAAGCATGGAGAAATGCCAGCATATCTGAACGGCAGCTTCTTTCCATCTAATATCTCCTTCATATGAAAGGCGAGTATTGCATGCTCAGATGTAGTCAGAAGGTAGAGGTCTTCGCCCTCTACTTTGTATATTGAATCCTCAAACGCAGCAAGGTCTACAGCTCCCTTCATTACATCTCCCTTCAGCATGTATGGTGGTTGAAGAAGCTTCATGCCCCTTTCTGTGCAGAAGTCAAGGCCGTACTGGATCAGAGCATGGTTTAGCCTAACCAGGTCGTTGATGAGATAGTAGAATCTTGCTCCAGATGTTTGAGCTGCCTTCTCGACATCGATCAGCTCAAGCTGAAGACCGAGCTCTATGTGGTCTCTCGGCTTGGTAAGCTGCCTTATCTCTCCCCAGCTTCTTATCACTACATTCTCCTCTTCGCTACCGCCCTCAGGAACAGAATCGAGCACAACGTTTGGCATCCTGAATTCAAGGACAGAAAGCTCTTCCTCGACAGAATTCAGCTTGGCCTCGAGAGATGATATCCTTTCACCTACTTCTTTCATCTCGAGTATCTGACTGCTTGCATCCTTCCCTTCCCTCTTCATCGAAGCTACTTGATCTGTCACTACATTTCTTCTGTGTCTCAGCTCCTGCAGCTCCTTTATTATTGCCCTTCTTTGAACGTCAAGTTCGAGAAGCCTGTCGAGAGGATAATCAACCCTTCTCTTCTTCAGAAACGATTCGACAAGGGTTCTGTTCTCTCTTATGAATTTGAAGTCTAGCAAACTAACCACCCATGGCATCTATGCTTTGCAGAGCTAGCTGGCATGACTTCAGCACATCATCTGCCGTGGAAATAAGTGTATCTGGCTTTGAAGATGAATGCAGCATGACAGAGATTACCCTATCACTGATTCTCATATCAAGGCTCAACGAGTCTGGTAAGGCAACGTTGTCAGGTAGAAGCGACTTGTAAACAGCTTCAGCCTGTTTTCTTGCATTGAACTTCAGGTCTATATTCACAGAAATTTCCATTTTAGCTTTTAACCTCTTTCCTCAGCCTTTCGACAAACTCCGATGCCTTGACAGAAGAAACCCTGGCTCCTGCCATTGTCCTGTGGCCTCCTCCTTCTCCATCACACTGCAGAGATACCTTTCTCACCACCTGCCCTACATCAACGTCAAGAGAACAGGCAGAGCCCTTTCTGACGGAGAATTTGACCATGCCATCTCTTGTAGTAACCCTCAGAACTATCACCTTTTCCCTCACCCTCGGTACTACGGTCAATGCGTTTGCAAGTGCTCCCGCCATCTGCTCATCAACAAGCCCCTCAGCACCAACCACAGCTACACTATCAGAGAAGGTGAGCCTCTCCTCGTCTGAAAGGATAACCTTAATGCTTCTGAGTATCTGGTTCTTGTAATCGATCAGTAGCTTTTCTGCTTCTGTCAGGGCCTTTCCTCTGTCACCCAGGCAGACGCTTAACCCTGAGCCAGGCCTACCCATTCTGCCCGAAGCATCGAGCAGGAGTGCGAAATCCCTGGCATCTTTAAGAAAGGAATGTTCATCCTCTCTCTTTAGC encodes:
- a CDS encoding alanine--glyoxylate aminotransferase family protein produces the protein MSFYPRRKLVMLPGPTNVPDRVQLAMLKAIINHRGSDFRPLLKSIKGKLQKVLETNADIVVLSSSGTGAVEAAVKNIVKPHDNVIVPVFGEFSQRLAEQAAEENANVITVNSNPGSAPSVQAIEDAAKKAGKVKAIFVVYNDTSPGTTYRWLERLSSVASSFDAFLVADSISIVGGDELPQDKWGIDMVVGAAQKCLAAPPGVAFVSVSERLKKYLATNRPTTTYFDLNKYMEFGEKGETPFTPALPLFYAFDEALSMVLEEGMPARINRHRITARAFYDALGFAGLNPFVEESVRSNVVVTIAYPSGVDDLEFRGIVEDKFNVILAGGFGPLKGKIFRIGNMGEVSKSHVLTTLNAIASSLNLLGHQVDTSAILKLAEDRMKELKVQPQLKVQG
- a CDS encoding endonuclease V encodes the protein MATKFGDIVPFAKRLQFKLSELFEDEGIEADKIRYTLAIDAAYQQDRAVCVAVKYDTVTKKVTKKWTLQSSVFFPYVPSYFYLREAPPVIRLLDRIDEDYDLILIDAHGRLHPRRAGSATIIGVLASKPTIGIAKSRLIGRVEKMKEGVSEVTVKGEVLGYRIGKGGKAFFVSQGNMISKQEMLKFMKMREFEYPEELKVADSETKKFRMTP
- a CDS encoding adenylyltransferase/cytidyltransferase family protein, producing the protein MFHISEQREAFIKRVLGFIFATSLQRNCKLQDIADSFYLSKGEAEQLISQLKDEGLIKMNDAITLTEDGRKRIKVVLTGGVFDIIHRGHIYTLSKAKELGDVLVVVVARDKIVQKLRGKPALNSEKDRAELVRSIRYVDAAVLGSEEDPLGAMYSVRPDVIAIGYDQKHDEREIETKANQNGMKVQVKRLDSPVPNMKSTDIKQKKEAMESF
- a CDS encoding nicotinamide-nucleotide adenylyltransferase encodes the protein METSLFVGRFQPLHLGHVAAIEYALSKSDRLVIAVGSAEKSYELRNPFTAGERIEMLYSVLASKKLLERVVTITVPDVDNHLLWVPLVRSLAPSFSRVFSNDPLTILLFRNEGYAVEEVPLYRREELMATEVRRRMAEGVNWSRLVPKEVYDFVRKIRGEERVRILFEQSKLNSSNAGSSNSNDKNNNLTKT
- a CDS encoding hydroxyacid dehydrogenase, which encodes MNSHKILVSDEIVEEAIELLRRNSFDVTYKPDATHEELASLVQDAEGLIVRSRSKVTKDVIARGSKLRIIARAGVGLDNIDLQEAQARGIKVVNAPDSLTNAVAEHSIALMLSVARSIPLAHHRMLRGEWPKSSLMGEELTGKVLGIVGFGRIGRRLAELAQPFRMKILTYDIIVPKEEVLKQFGAELVSLNALLERSDFISLHVPSTPETVKMISYEQFRRMKNSCILVNTSRGEVIDEAALIQALKEKRIRGAALDVFQTEPPKNEELFRLDNLVLTPHIAGQTAEAQLAAGMSVANQLIEFFR
- the rtcA gene encoding RNA 3'-terminal phosphate cyclase, giving the protein MQKQKDKDLIVIDGSFGEGGGQILRTALLLSIAMGKGFEISNIRAKRPKPGLLHQHLAAVNAFTKVTSSTVLGGELGSTNLRFIPGKVVADKVRIDVGTAGSITLILATLLPALSISGAEVSIQITGGTDTKWSPTYDYFENVVLQLYNRIGVRTSSRLVKRGYYPAGGGEVSAEIHRSEKLFGLKSIEKQDKVVRGRSVCSILPLQVAERQAESARRLLQENGIMVDDIEVRRDPASSPGTAIALWHVDAASGIFVGSDAVGERGLLAEEVGRRAAVAFVRARRAPLDPHIADVAIPLLALAHETSEIVFPEVTGHIRSNIYTAELFTKRRFELLEGKELAKLCIY
- a CDS encoding 50S ribosomal protein L15e, with product MYSYISRTYQQELKEYSAELRRRLIGWRRGPRVVRVDKPTRLDRARALGYKAKQGIVVLRVRVARGGMRMKRPVSGRRPKHLGTVKIKGNLSEKKVAIQRAEARYPNLWALGSYFLAKDGRFSWYEVVMVDPHHPAIRSDVEFKKRLPAKL